Within the Alteromonas sp. M12 genome, the region ATAGTTTTTTATCGCTACTTTGTGCAAACCGGACAATTAGCCATTCGTTAGAATGACTAATTGAGAACAAAGATTTAATCGCTAAAGTTATACTCACTCAACTTCCTTTATGGCAGTGAAAATAGTTAGCTTTCTAATTTAAAGTCTAACACAACTTCTAATCCTGTCTGCTCGATGGGTTTACCATCTTTTATTTGGGGTCTGTATTTCCATTTTTTTAACGCTTTTCGCGCTTCACGATCAAATGTCCGTTTGGGGTTAGCATCGATGATTTGTATGTTTTGCACAGATCCACTGGCATCAATACTAAATTGCAGTTTCACCCAACCTTGAATCCCGTCTCTGGCTGCATCGGCAGGATATTTCGGTGAAATACGCACCATAGGCGTAGTTTCCGCATCTTGAATCGTTAAAAATTGATTTTCTGCGGCGATTTCTTGAGTAGGGACCTCAACCGTAAAGTTGGCGGTTAAGTTGCTATCATTAGGCTCAAACACCTCCTTTGGTTGTATTGTTTGCGGCATTAACTTAGGAGGTTCAATGGGTTTAATTTTTGTTCTTTCTATTGATTTACTGTCTTGGGTGTTAAATACAGGATCGACAAATACCCCAGCTGTCGGCGGTGTTATGTAATCTGCATTTTGTGCTGTTAGTTTTTGCATTATCACAAATAAGCCGAAAGTAATGATGGCTGCAGAACCAATAAAACCAGATATTTTAAAACCAGAGTGATGATAGGGATGTAGCATAATATTTTGCATTTGTGTTCCTGCTATTTGATGGATTTAATAACTAAACGAATCAAAATTAGAAATAGGGTTAAGGGGATGCAGGAAATATTAAAAAATATTTTTTATGAATAGCGTTTTTAGGAAAAATGTAACTTGGGCGAGTTAGGGCGAAGTTTTATTGTTTTAGATCTGCACTCAATAAACATTCGCGTTTATTTTCGAGATGACGATAAAGTGTGGAGTGAAGTTTTTGTTGTTTATTCAAATAATAGCCTACAAAATGATAGTGTAGCTCAGCCCAACATATCAGCGCAGTCAATTTTTTTGAGTTGAGTTAAGCAAGGTTAAATGAGTGACTTATCATCCAAAATTCAGCCTGTTAGTGTGTTAATTTAATGATGATAAAATAAACAATAAATGCTAACTTGGGTTTTTAACATACAAGACATTGTTTTTGTCTAAATTAGGCGAATAGCCTAATAGGTAATGTTAACCTTTGACGGAATTAGGGAACTTTGGGCACTGCCGTAAAGTGAATTTTAGCTAAGCATGCACGCCAGCATCAAGCTACAAAAATACTGCTAGATTAGGATGTCGATTTTGGAATCAGAAAACCGTAACAATGATAATCCTTTTGTTGGATTAAATGCGTTTGAGATTAGTCATACTGATAATTTTCAAGGAAGAGAAGATGTAGTTCAACAGGCGTTGTCAAAGCTCCAACACAAAGCGCTGTCATCCCAACCATTTTTGTTGTTGTTAGGTAAAAGTGGCGCTGGTAAATCAAGCCTTTTACAGGCCGGTATCTTCCCTAAATTAGATGAATTGCAGTTTGGGGAACAAAATATAAGCTTTCGTTCAACTATTATCACGCCTTGTAACTTAAGTATTGATCCTTTTCGCTCTCTAATTTTAGCTTTGTCAGACATTTCTGAGCAAGATTTTGTCGCCAATCAAGAACTCAATTCTTTAGTTAAAATGTGCAAACAGCAACCTGACAAATTTTTGCAGCTGATGAAGCAGAAAATGGAGTCTTGGCCTGCTGATAAGAAACTGGCAATTGGTATTGTGCAGCTTGAGCGTTTATTTTTAACCGACTCCTTGGGTTACACTGAGCGACGTTATTTCACCGATATTTTGGCTGGTTTGGTCATCCACTGTGGCATACTCGTTGTGGCTACATTGCGCAGTGATTTTTATCATACCTTATCTGACTATCCAGCATTGCTGCGTTTAAAGCAAAATGGTGGACAGCTAGATGTGTTGCCTCCGACATTAAACCAACTTAAAAAAATGGTATTCCCAGGGACTGCTAAGCATCTAAGATTTGAACAGGCAAATGGAGAGTTGGTTAGCCTTGATGCATACATAGCCCAACGGGCGTTTGAGTTTCCTGACAGCTTACCTTTGCTGCAATTCGTTTTATTTCACTTACATCAAAATCGTTCGCAAAATGGACTGATTAATTACTCAACCTATCGTAATTTGGGGGGGCTAGAACGGGCGATTGCTAAAATTACCGAACAAACTTACGAAAGTTTGGATCGCTCTTGTAAAAAGCATTTTAACCGCACCGTTAGTCGCCTGGCTGAATTAAATTATAAAGGCCATTATGAGAGAGTTTGGGTTAAAGCTGACGATTTATATAAAAGCCACAATGCCAAAGAGTTAATTGATGCGTTTGAGGCGATAGGCATTATGAAGTCTGTGCAGGGAATTGATGGCAACAATTACATTTGCTTGGTACATGATTGTCTATTTGCTAATTGGCCTAGACTTAGTGAAGCTTTAGACCATCATCAAAAAACGCTCGAATTAAAAAACAAGCTAGAAGCACAAGCTGCTGAGTGGAAAAGTGCCACGCGACCTTCAGCATATTTACTCGCACCCGGTAAAGCTTTGGATGAAGGAAAACTCATTCTTAAGCAAAGTGGCTCCATAAGTTCGACGTTACGAGCAATGATTCATGCGTCAGTTAAGCGTGCGAGCCTTAAGTATCGAGTAGGTTTTGGCTTTGCAGTGCTGCTGTTAATGCTGTTTGGATTTATGATTAAAAATGCCTATGATGCAAAAGTAAATCAGAAAATAGCGGAATCGAAACTGATTGAAAGCCACGAATTAATTGAATTTCTGATTGATGAAAGCACCAAATTAGAGGCGATTGGACGGTTGGATTTAATCCAAGAAAGTTCAGAGCGTTCACTGGAATATCTAAGTACTGTATCACCTTCAGATGATTCTACTGCTGCCAAATTGAGTCGCAGTCAAACGTTTTTCCAATTAGGTAAAGTTTACTTGGAAAATCGACAGTTTGCGGGTGCTCTTGACGCTTTTAACAAAACGCTAGAATTGGATACTGAGCTTGTCGAGATCCATCCAAATGGCTTTACTTATGTGTTGGAATTAGCTCATGCAAATTATTGGATTGCTATGACTCATCTGCGCGCGGGAGATATCCAAAAGGCTGAACAGTACTTCCTATTTTACCAGACCAATGCCCATGATTTAGTTGAATTACAACCTGATAGCCCAATAGCCAAGATCGAACTTTCTAGAGCATATTCCAATTTAGCCAAAATTGCAGCCCAACGAGGGCAGTTAGAAAGCGCGACACAGAGCTTTTTTGAGGCGGTTAAGTTTACCGAAAAAGGCAGATCTGCTGCCAATATTAGCGACTTATTGGAAGCCGCCAGCGCATATACTTGGTTGGCAAATAAGTATTATTCAGAATTGAAAATTGCTGAATCGCTAGAAATGAACAAGGGAGAACAAAGACTAAGATCGTTAATTATTAAAAAAGAAGACTCCCCAGCAAACCAAATGGCTGCAGCATATTCATTGTGGAAATTAGCGAATGAACACATTCTCGTTGGTCAATATAAACAGGCAGATTCTGCATTGAGTGAATTGAAGGTTGCCTGTGCTCGTGGGATGCGTGCTCAGAATGCGGATATTCAATGGCGATATTTAGATGCCTTTAGTGATGCCAGTTTAGCGCAGATGGCAATGCTGTCGGGAAATTCTGAACATGCTAGAAAGTTATTTAGCGCCAGCTTTGGGAAAGTTGGTGATACTGCTGCAGGCTTAATGAGTCAGTGGCAAGATGCGTTTTTCGAGCGTCAATATTGGCTCGCCAGGTTCCATCATGGGAATGCTAATCAGAAAGGGCTTGAATCTGCTAGTTCGGTAATTATTAACGCCAATCAAGAGGATGCGATTAAATGGAAGGTACGTTTAGCGACTTTGGTCGGTGAACAAGTCGATTTCGAAGTGATGCAATCAGATGAAATTTTAAAACCACAAATGTTGATTGCCGCACTGGAATATTATAGTTTCCAAGATCATTTAGAAAAATTACAAAGATTGTGGCAACAAGTGCCGCAAGAAATGTGGTTAAATAAAGATCTTGAGGAACTGCGCGATACTTTGCGTAAGCAGATTCGAGAATTCACGTCACAATAAATAATTCAATTAGAAGTACCCAAAAAATATGATGGTAGGTGAAATTGCTGCTCTAAGCACTGCGTTGTGCTGGGCTGTCGCAGCACGAATGTTTCGAATTTTAGGCAAAAACTTTTCGCCTTTGGCGCTCAATTTATGGAAAGGCTTGGCAGCAATTGGCATCCTGCTAGTTATCACCCAGTTTTTTCTTCCTCAAGTTTCAGTATCAACCAATACCATGTTATGGCTATTGTTCAGTGGAGTGATCGGCATAGGATTGGGAGATACATTCTTTTTCCAAGCGTTAAACAAAATCGGTGATAGCCAATCTATTTTGGTTGCAGAAACTCTCGCTCCTATTTTTACCGCGTTACTTGCTATGGCTTGGATCGCCGAGTGGTTAACTTGGCAACAATGGTGCGGAATCGCCTTAGTTTTATTTTCAGTGGACATGATCATTAAGATTCAAAAACGATCAAGTTTTGATAAGTTTGAATTAAGTGGCTATGTCTACGCCGGTCTTGCCGCTTTGTGCCAAGCGGTTGGTGCGGTAGTCAGTCGAGATATTCTTACCTCAACTGGCATTGACGCATTTAATGCCAGCCAAATTCGTTTGCTTGGTGGTTTAGCTATTATTGTCATTTTAATGCTAGTAACCAAACAAAAATGGTTACCCACCACTGACAACCTTAAACGTACTTGGCTATTTTTTAGTGGTGCAACCGTGATTGGTACCTTTGCCGCGTTATATTTACAAATGGTTGCCTTTACCTATACCAAAGCCGCGGTGGTACAAACTTTATTTGCCATGAGCGTCATTTTATCCTTGGTGGTGGCTAAAATACTGGGGGAAAAAGTCAGTGGTAAAACTACTATCTGGTCATTGATAGCGTTAATCGGTGTTGGTGTCTTAGTAGGTTTAGAGCACATTTAATCTGACTATTTTGTGGCTTAGTTAAAACAAATTTTTTTATTGGGGAATAAATTCGTTTTTCATTCGTTATCCAAGTGTCATTAATATAAACATGAGGAAACGAAGATGACTAAGCTAAACAAAATTGTAAACTTAATGGTAATTGCTGGAATAGCACAGGCAAGTAGTGCCGCTATGGCAGCCGATCTACAAATAAGCCAAGACATTCAGTTATCCAATCAAACACAAATTTCTCAGCAAGCAAATAGTCAAGATGCTTCAACGGATATCTCTGCCAATTCTGACTCTTCTGCTCAATCTAATGCTGATGTTCAGGCAAATGCCGATACGACGCCTGAACAAGAGCAAGCCGAGTCTACTACACAAGATAGTTCGGAAATGGCTGCCACTCAAACTGCAAATCTGAATGGTGTTTTAACAAATACCGTCGATGAGTTCAGCACCAATGTGGGGAATTCTAGTGCGGTGACTGTAAATAATTCTTTAGCGGCAGTGTCAAAACTAACGGTTTTGAGCGTGACTAACCTAGAAAGCCCTGATTCTGTAGACGGAAATGATCAAATTCAAGAGACAACGAGCGATGATTTGGCGTTGCAGTCAACTCCGTCGCTAGTATCTGAATTGAATTCGTTATCAACTATAGATAAAGCACCATCACTTAACAGTGCTTCTGAGTTAACCAACAACATTGGGGCTAATTTATCACAAGTCGCAATGCTTGATGTTGCCTCCCAAGCGTCTCAAGTGATAGGGCAATCTGTCAACACAACGATTGCAGAAACAATCACTAGCAATGCTCAAAGTTCCATTTCACAAAACGTAAACAACCAAATTAGTACTTTGGTGACTGACCAAATCAATAATGAAGTAGCCACAGCATCTGCAATAGAGGTGGCTAATACCATTACTAATGACTTAGACCTAGGTATTTAACCTTCTTTAAACCTGCAAGATTACGTCAACTACTCGTTGGCGTGATTTAAGTATTATTGGTGGTCAAAAATGAAATTACGAATTGGCAATATTACCTGTATATTCGCGTGTGCAACCAGTTTTTTTACTTGGGCGGATACGCAATCTGCCTTTACGTTTAGTGGTAAAGCTGATGCTAGCGCAATCTACAATTCAGCCCTAAGTGTAGACGAGTTGGATGATGTATCTACTCAAAGTGACAGTGGGCAAGAACTAAATGCAATGCTACAAGGTAAATGGAAGATAAATGACAAAGCGCAAGTAACAAGTCGTTACGCTTACAGTCAGCAACGCTATAACCAATATTCACAATATGATTTGGAGCTACATCAGTTTAGCCTTGATGGCAGCTACAAGTTTACTCAACGTGAGTTTGGGCTGCGTTTTGATGGCGCCAAAGCGCGTCTCGAAACAGGCACTTTTTTAGATTTCCAACAAATGAGCGTTTATTTAGGAACATTTATTCAACCTGAGACTTTCTTGCGTACTAGCCTAAAATTTAAAAATAAGTCATTTACTCAATTATATGAAAGAGATGCCAATGGTTTTGGAGCATCCGCCGACCTATTTCACTTTTTGAATAATGCCAATACTATGCTCATGATCGGACTTAGCGGTGAAATAGAAAATGCGCACGATAATCAGTTTAATTATTGGGCGGCGGGGTTAAATACTAAACTAACTCATAAGTTCGATATGTTTGGCCTGGCCTCTAAGGTGGGAATAGGATGGCGATACCAATATAAAGATTATGAGTCAGTTGAGGTGTCAGACTTGCAAGCTAGTTACAATATTCAAAGAGACGAAAACAGACAGGTGATACAGGCTGATTGGGTGCTAAATATATTCGATAACTTGTCTGTTGTGACTGAAGTTCAGCGTGGAGATTATAAATCTAAAGTTGAGAGCCTAACCTATCAGCAAAATATCGCTAGTTTAGGCTTAAACTATACCTTCTAAAGGTGTTTTAACCGTTATTCGTTTACTTGCCTTTTACTTCCGATACCTTGAATAGCGCCAATACCATATATTGGATCTCTCCCTTTTGGACCTAAGTCAATCGCTTGGTCTGATAGGGACGCTAAAACAGCGTCGCGATAACTCTGTTTCATATTTTTCGAGTTTTCCAGCAAACATGCAATCGCTGCTGACACCACTGGCGCAGCCATAGATGTGCCCGATTCTTTGCTTAACCCCCCCATCGCCTGAGCAGTAATCACGTTTACACCCAACGCGGAATAATCTATATAATCGCCTCGATTCGACCAGCGATATGGTTTTAAATTATTGTCGAACGCACTCACTGCTATGACTTCATCATATCCTGCTGGATAAACTGCTTGGGCAGCAGGTCCTTCATTTCCGGCAGCAGCAACGATAATCGTTCCTTGCTGGATAGCGGCTGTAATCATTCGATTTAAAATTCGGTTATCTGGGCCAGCCAAACTCATGTTGATTACTGTAACCTTTTCCTCTACTAACCAGTTTAATGCATCAATCATGGCGCTTAATGTTGCACCCTGGGAGTAGTCGGATTGCCGATAAAACACTTCTGCAGAGTATAAATGTGCTTGCGGTAATAATGGAATCAGCGTGTTGAATTCTCCTATCAACACCCCTGCGACAGCTGTGCCGTGCAGTGCGGGAGAATTTAAGTTCTTGGTTAAAAAAGACTTCGCAGTGATCTTCGCTTTTGCAAACGCAGGGTGCGTTCGAGCGACTGCGCTGTCGATCATGCCGATTCGTGCAGTCGTAGTACACAATGATTGGTTTATTGGCTTGTGTGCCGTATCAAAAGCGGTTTGCGGTGTCTGGGATTGCGCCGTATAAATATGATTTCTATCTAAGGTTGCAAATGCTTCTTGGGTTAAATGTTTAGCTAATGCGGATTTTGAGTCTAAATGGGACGGAATTGTAAATCGCAAAATAGACAATCCTAATCCTGAATATGTTGAATCCGAATTAATCACAGCGCCTAAACCAGTTAAAGTCTGTTTGGTTTGTTCATCTGCTAATATCATCCATTGGTTTTGGACCGCTCTCCATCCATCATCCAATTTGACTTCTACAAAAGCTGGGTTGCTAAGGTCAGCGCCTATCGCTAAAGTTTTCGGTAATGTTGTTAAGGGTTCTGTTATTAAGTTTTCTAACGCTGGCATCTCACTGAGCGCAAAGGGCTCTTTTACTTCTTCAACGATTATTTTTTGCTCTAATCGGTCGACTGTTTTTTCAATATTTTCAACTTGCTTAGTAATGCCTTGGGTATTAATTAATTGTGCCGAAGACACCTGACTAAATGCCAACAAACTGAATATCGTTATTTTGATTCGCGTCATGTTTACCTCTTGTGTTAATACTAAACTTGATTAGTAAACGTTTCAGCTAAAAATAAATTTCATTTTATTTGGAATAAAATTTTAGTTCATTCGTTAACTCAATAAAGATACAGAGAAAAGAGTAAAAACCATGACTGACACCTTCGAAAAAATCATACCTATGCTAAGGCGATTTGCGTTTTCGTTGACTGGTAGCCCAGCTGATGCAGATGATTTAGTTCAAGCTACTTTCGAAAAAATTCTAAAAAAAGGCGTGCCAGAGGATGTCGAGATCCTCAAATGGGCGTTCAAAGTGTGCCGCAATGT harbors:
- a CDS encoding energy transducer TonB; translation: MQNIMLHPYHHSGFKISGFIGSAAIITFGLFVIMQKLTAQNADYITPPTAGVFVDPVFNTQDSKSIERTKIKPIEPPKLMPQTIQPKEVFEPNDSNLTANFTVEVPTQEIAAENQFLTIQDAETTPMVRISPKYPADAARDGIQGWVKLQFSIDASGSVQNIQIIDANPKRTFDREARKALKKWKYRPQIKDGKPIEQTGLEVVLDFKLES
- a CDS encoding DMT family transporter; translated protein: MMVGEIAALSTALCWAVAARMFRILGKNFSPLALNLWKGLAAIGILLVITQFFLPQVSVSTNTMLWLLFSGVIGIGLGDTFFFQALNKIGDSQSILVAETLAPIFTALLAMAWIAEWLTWQQWCGIALVLFSVDMIIKIQKRSSFDKFELSGYVYAGLAALCQAVGAVVSRDILTSTGIDAFNASQIRLLGGLAIIVILMLVTKQKWLPTTDNLKRTWLFFSGATVIGTFAALYLQMVAFTYTKAAVVQTLFAMSVILSLVVAKILGEKVSGKTTIWSLIALIGVGVLVGLEHI
- a CDS encoding S8 family serine peptidase produces the protein MTRIKITIFSLLAFSQVSSAQLINTQGITKQVENIEKTVDRLEQKIIVEEVKEPFALSEMPALENLITEPLTTLPKTLAIGADLSNPAFVEVKLDDGWRAVQNQWMILADEQTKQTLTGLGAVINSDSTYSGLGLSILRFTIPSHLDSKSALAKHLTQEAFATLDRNHIYTAQSQTPQTAFDTAHKPINQSLCTTTARIGMIDSAVARTHPAFAKAKITAKSFLTKNLNSPALHGTAVAGVLIGEFNTLIPLLPQAHLYSAEVFYRQSDYSQGATLSAMIDALNWLVEEKVTVINMSLAGPDNRILNRMITAAIQQGTIIVAAAGNEGPAAQAVYPAGYDEVIAVSAFDNNLKPYRWSNRGDYIDYSALGVNVITAQAMGGLSKESGTSMAAPVVSAAIACLLENSKNMKQSYRDAVLASLSDQAIDLGPKGRDPIYGIGAIQGIGSKRQVNE